The genomic window CTGTATGAAGTGTATTATCGTCTTTGAACCATCTAGGTTTTCTTCAGCTGTCTTCCTGAAGTCTTCTGGTCTTACTGTGTTTATTTCTTCGTCCCAGTCGTGTATCCAGGAGTCGACTATGTTCGTGAATTTGTCGGCTGCACTCCAGTCCCGGTCTTGACCGCTGACAAGATCTCCCAGTGACAGACCTTGGCCGTTGATGTATGGGTTGGCGGAGATGTAGTTGTAGTTATATCTTCTGCCGTCGAAAGTGTTCCACAGCCATTCTGGTGTTGCGGAGCCTCTACTCTTGACTTTCTTCAGGTCGCCCTCTAGAAAGCCCTCATAGTTGTCTCTGAAGTAGTCGTATCTACATGCGTCTAGGATGATGAGGTAGTCCCAGTCTGTTCCGTGGATGTCTTGTTTCTGCGTCATTCTTGTCCTCTCAATTCTAAGAATTTTTGTGGCTTTACTATTGTTATATTTTCGTATTCTTTTAGTTCTAGTAGGTCCGAGTCTCCGGAAATTATGTAGTCTGCATTGGCGGATACTGCGCATTCGAGAAATTTGTTGTCTTCAGGATCTTGTGATTTATCTATAGACTCTTCTGAACTGATGAATAGGAATTCAGATACCAGTATTTCCAGGAACTTTTGCTGCTCTTTTTCCGAAAAGTCAAACTTGTCGTATTCCAGGACTTCTGATACCTCATCAATCATTGACTGTGTGGCAAAAGCATCTATTTCTTCTCCGAGAGCTAGTTCTAGGCATTCTTCTGGTTTGGCGTCCCAACCAATAGCTGAAATCAAGACATTTGTGTCTAAAACTACTTTCTCGCCCATTCTATCGCGTCCTCAATCTCTTCTTTCTCTAAACCTTCTTCCTGGAATCTTTCCTGGACTTTGTTGCTCAGTTTCTCATACTCC from Candidatus Nanohalobium constans includes these protein-coding regions:
- a CDS encoding putative toxin-antitoxin system toxin component, PIN family yields the protein MGEKVVLDTNVLISAIGWDAKPEECLELALGEEIDAFATQSMIDEVSEVLEYDKFDFSEKEQQKFLEILVSEFLFISSEESIDKSQDPEDNKFLECAVSANADYIISGDSDLLELKEYENITIVKPQKFLELRGQE